From one Streptomyces sp. R41 genomic stretch:
- a CDS encoding alpha/beta hydrolase yields MPTEPAPDVLALIDAISVHFPDLGGAVTDAAEARRILAAAPAWPFEPPAVGSVENRAIPGPKGAPEIPVRIYRPQPQPQPLSQPEREPRQEAQPDSDRAQPPAPRPTVVFFHGGGWVIGGLDTHDPITRALCRDASAVVVSVDYRLAPEARFPAAVDDAYAALCWAAEHIGELGGDPGALVAAGDSAGGNLAAVAALIARDRGGPELALQVLIYPATDVRPRGDTSRWGGEGYFLKPAHGRWFVEQYFGPDGDRTHPHASPLLADPHGLPPTHIVTAGFDLLCGEGRAYADKLRKSGIPVTEDHHPGMFHGFFGFPELLADARAAQWRVAEVIASAVSDRKKSGEDGGCAG; encoded by the coding sequence ATGCCCACCGAACCCGCGCCCGACGTCCTCGCCCTCATCGACGCCATCAGTGTCCACTTCCCGGACCTCGGAGGCGCCGTCACCGACGCGGCCGAGGCCCGCCGCATCCTGGCCGCCGCGCCCGCGTGGCCCTTCGAGCCGCCGGCCGTGGGCTCGGTCGAGAACCGGGCGATACCGGGTCCGAAGGGGGCACCGGAGATCCCCGTGCGGATCTATCGGCCGCAGCCGCAGCCGCAGCCGCTGTCACAGCCGGAGCGGGAGCCGCGGCAGGAGGCGCAGCCGGATTCGGATCGGGCTCAGCCACCCGCGCCGCGCCCCACGGTCGTCTTCTTCCACGGCGGCGGATGGGTCATCGGCGGCCTGGACACCCACGACCCCATCACGCGGGCCCTGTGCCGGGACGCCAGTGCGGTCGTCGTCTCGGTCGACTACCGGCTCGCGCCGGAGGCCCGCTTCCCCGCGGCCGTCGACGACGCGTACGCCGCGCTGTGCTGGGCCGCGGAGCACATCGGCGAACTGGGCGGGGATCCGGGCGCGTTGGTGGCCGCCGGCGACAGCGCGGGCGGAAACCTGGCGGCCGTCGCCGCGCTCATCGCCCGCGACCGGGGCGGACCGGAGCTCGCACTCCAGGTGCTCATCTATCCCGCGACCGACGTACGGCCACGGGGCGACACCTCCCGGTGGGGCGGCGAGGGGTATTTCCTCAAGCCGGCCCATGGCCGCTGGTTCGTCGAGCAGTACTTCGGGCCCGACGGCGACCGGACGCACCCGCACGCCTCCCCCCTGCTGGCCGATCCGCACGGCCTGCCGCCGACCCACATCGTCACCGCGGGCTTCGATCTCCTCTGTGGCGAAGGTCGTGCATACGCGGATAAATTGCGTAAATCAGGCATACCGGTCACCGAGGATCACCATCCGGGTATGTTCCACGGATTCTTCGGCTTCCCCGAGCTTCTCGCGGATGCCCGCGCAGCCCAGTGGCGCGTAGCGGAAGTAATCGCCTCCGCGGTGTCCGACAGGAAAAAGAGCGGTGAAGACGGGGGGTGTGCAGGATAA
- a CDS encoding BTAD domain-containing putative transcriptional regulator, which yields MEKPLRFKILGPLSVLADDGQVKVGGPRHRTILALLLLNPERTVSVDKLVDAVWGDQPPATARTQVSICIAALRKSFRKAGIAEEVIVTAHPGYLLRASGHLLDSLEFSALVSAAERAVQEKRLSDAARHYAEALRLWHGPALAGVTGAAVEDEARRLEELRLNTYDDAIAVELELGHHQRIIPELDATVRAHPMRERTRHHLITAQYRSGRRAEAMETFRLGRRLFIDELGLEPGPALRELHDAILHDDVSPAAGERGPSAAEHEQPRDPVGKPFELPPDVPGFTGRVREMALLDALLERTDEVRGPTAGLITGVGGLGKTCLAVHWAHSVSEHFPDGHLFADLRGYDENHEPAPVGEVLGRFLRSLGVPGDRIPVGLEERASLYRSILAERRVLVVLDNVHSYPHIVPLLPSSPGCCVLITSREQLAELVAWPPQCRVQLGRLTGPEAVELLGRIVGERRVADDPASVARVAELCDRLPLALRIAGARLAAKPHWTVARLVSLLSDERRRLDELSEGESQVRAGFALSYRCLSDEAARLYRLLGLLEVPDFAPWLGAALVDADPATAERLLEQLVDAQFLDVTGADAMGRPRYRFQNLLRLYAHERAHGEESEQERRTARERVFRSALSLAELAHRRFYGGDFSVLHGTTPRRPLPDDVATDLAARPLRWLEAERLTLSALVEQAAELGLDELAWDLTMSTVVLFETRDHTDDWRACAERALAATRAAGNVRGQGAMLHILGALEMRLRRFPEADECFAAALALHTRAGERHGRALVLRSMAMIDEMRGELTRAMSRSTEALEVFREVGDLSSEAHVLNNMAQIELDRGHVDRAAELGRESVRVAEAIGDGGSRSVALATHRLGRVLLAQGRFARAEEALLRMVRIVQDNADMLGLAHGLLALGEVRLGADRPEQARMTLTQALDAAEQVSNPLVEGKIKLVLGEACGKCGHRARALRYLAEARDCFARIDVKPWLERVDRALEALGSERAPALPAQTSTAGGSPDRASTARAAAATSGRRR from the coding sequence GTGGAGAAGCCGCTGCGCTTCAAGATTCTCGGTCCGCTGAGCGTGCTCGCGGACGACGGACAGGTGAAGGTGGGCGGGCCGCGCCACCGGACCATTCTGGCACTGTTGTTGCTGAATCCGGAGAGGACCGTATCGGTCGACAAGCTGGTCGACGCGGTCTGGGGAGACCAACCGCCCGCCACGGCACGTACACAGGTATCGATTTGCATAGCCGCCTTGCGCAAATCATTCAGGAAAGCTGGAATCGCCGAGGAAGTCATCGTCACGGCCCATCCGGGATATCTGCTGCGCGCCAGTGGACATCTGCTGGACAGCCTCGAATTCTCGGCGCTCGTCTCCGCTGCCGAGCGCGCCGTGCAGGAGAAGCGGCTGTCCGATGCTGCCCGGCACTACGCCGAGGCGTTGCGGCTGTGGCACGGTCCCGCGCTGGCGGGCGTGACCGGAGCGGCGGTGGAGGACGAGGCGCGGCGTCTGGAGGAGTTACGTCTCAACACCTATGACGACGCGATCGCCGTCGAGCTGGAACTCGGCCATCACCAGAGAATCATTCCGGAACTCGATGCCACGGTGCGCGCGCACCCCATGCGTGAGCGCACCCGGCACCATCTGATCACCGCGCAGTACCGTTCCGGCCGCCGTGCCGAGGCCATGGAAACGTTCCGCCTCGGGCGCCGCCTGTTCATCGATGAGCTCGGCCTCGAACCGGGCCCCGCTCTACGCGAGTTGCACGACGCGATCCTGCACGACGACGTATCTCCGGCCGCGGGCGAGCGGGGGCCGTCCGCCGCGGAGCACGAGCAACCGCGGGATCCGGTGGGCAAGCCCTTCGAACTTCCCCCGGACGTACCGGGATTCACCGGACGTGTACGGGAAATGGCACTGCTGGACGCCCTGCTCGAGCGCACCGACGAGGTGCGCGGGCCGACGGCCGGGCTCATCACCGGAGTCGGCGGACTGGGCAAGACCTGCCTGGCCGTGCACTGGGCGCACAGCGTCTCCGAACACTTCCCCGACGGTCACCTCTTCGCCGACCTCCGCGGATACGACGAGAACCACGAGCCGGCCCCGGTCGGCGAGGTCCTCGGCCGGTTCCTGCGCTCGCTGGGTGTACCGGGCGACCGGATCCCGGTCGGTCTCGAGGAGCGGGCCTCGCTGTATCGCAGCATCCTGGCCGAGCGGCGGGTGCTCGTGGTCCTCGACAATGTGCATTCCTACCCGCACATCGTGCCGCTGCTGCCGAGCAGCCCCGGCTGCTGTGTGCTGATCACCAGCCGGGAGCAGCTCGCCGAGCTGGTCGCCTGGCCGCCGCAGTGCCGGGTGCAGCTGGGCCGGCTGACCGGACCCGAGGCGGTGGAGCTGCTCGGCCGCATCGTCGGTGAGCGGCGCGTCGCCGACGATCCCGCGTCCGTCGCCCGGGTCGCGGAGCTGTGCGACCGACTGCCGCTGGCCCTCAGGATCGCCGGGGCGCGACTCGCCGCCAAGCCGCACTGGACGGTGGCGCGGCTCGTCTCCCTGCTCAGCGACGAGCGCCGCCGGCTGGACGAGCTGAGCGAAGGCGAGTCACAGGTCAGGGCGGGCTTCGCGCTGAGCTATCGGTGCCTGAGCGACGAAGCGGCCCGGCTCTACCGGCTCCTCGGGCTCCTGGAGGTACCGGACTTCGCGCCCTGGCTGGGCGCCGCGCTCGTCGACGCGGATCCCGCGACGGCGGAGCGGCTCCTGGAGCAACTGGTCGACGCCCAGTTCCTGGACGTGACCGGCGCGGACGCGATGGGCCGGCCGCGCTACCGCTTCCAGAACCTCTTGCGGCTGTACGCCCACGAGCGCGCCCACGGCGAGGAGTCCGAGCAGGAGCGGCGGACCGCCCGTGAACGGGTCTTCCGCAGCGCGCTGTCCCTGGCGGAACTGGCCCACCGGCGCTTCTACGGGGGTGACTTCAGCGTCCTGCACGGCACGACCCCGCGCCGCCCGCTGCCCGACGACGTCGCCACAGATCTCGCGGCCCGGCCGCTGCGGTGGCTGGAGGCGGAGCGGCTCACCCTGTCCGCGCTGGTGGAGCAGGCGGCGGAGCTCGGTCTGGACGAACTGGCCTGGGATCTCACCATGTCCACGGTGGTGCTCTTCGAGACCCGTGACCACACCGACGACTGGCGTGCCTGCGCGGAGCGCGCCCTCGCCGCGACGCGGGCCGCCGGGAACGTCCGGGGGCAGGGCGCGATGCTGCACATCCTGGGTGCGCTGGAGATGCGGCTGCGGAGGTTCCCGGAGGCCGACGAGTGCTTCGCCGCCGCGCTGGCGCTGCACACACGGGCCGGGGAGCGGCACGGGCGGGCGCTGGTGCTGCGCAGCATGGCGATGATCGACGAGATGCGCGGCGAGCTGACGAGAGCGATGAGCCGCAGCACCGAGGCACTGGAGGTCTTCCGCGAGGTGGGTGACCTCTCCTCGGAGGCCCATGTGCTCAACAACATGGCGCAGATCGAGCTCGACCGCGGTCATGTCGACCGGGCGGCCGAGCTGGGCCGGGAGTCCGTCCGGGTCGCCGAGGCCATCGGTGACGGCGGCTCGCGCAGTGTCGCGCTCGCCACCCACCGGCTGGGCCGGGTGCTGCTGGCCCAGGGCCGTTTCGCGCGGGCCGAGGAGGCCCTGCTGCGCATGGTGCGGATCGTGCAGGACAACGCCGACATGCTGGGGCTCGCGCACGGGCTGCTGGCGCTCGGGGAGGTACGGCTCGGGGCGGACCGCCCGGAGCAGGCCCGGATGACGTTGACGCAGGCCCTCGACGCGGCGGAGCAGGTCAGCAATCCGCTGGTCGAGGGGAAGATCAAGCTGGTGCTGGGCGAGGCCTGCGGGAAGTGCGGTCACCGTGCCCGCGCGCTGCGGTATCTGGCGGAGGCCCGGGACTGCTTCGCCCGTATCGATGTGAAGCCCTGGCTGGAGCGAGTCGACCGCGCCCTCGAAGCGCTGGGCTCCGAAAGGGCTCCGGCACTTCCGGCGCAGACGTCCACCGCGGGCGGGTCACCGGATCGTGCGAGCACGGCGCGGGCTGCGGCCGCGACGTCGGGACGACGCCGCTGA
- a CDS encoding GNAT family N-acetyltransferase has translation MDTAASTGLTFRDATDSDVDALVALIESAYRGDSSRTGWTTEADILEGQRTDPEGVLAVINSPDSRLLTVERDGAVVACCQLEHRGDHAYFGMFAVSPTLQGGGLGKVIIAEAERHAREIWGVAEMCMTVISVRDDLIAWYERRGYRRTGKMTPFPYGDERFGIPQRDDLQFELLVKPLA, from the coding sequence ATGGACACCGCCGCTTCCACCGGACTGACCTTCCGCGATGCCACCGACTCCGATGTGGACGCCCTGGTCGCGTTGATCGAGTCGGCGTACCGCGGAGACTCCAGCCGCACCGGCTGGACCACGGAGGCGGACATCCTCGAAGGGCAGCGGACCGACCCCGAGGGCGTGCTCGCCGTCATCAATTCGCCCGACAGCCGACTGCTGACGGTGGAGCGGGACGGCGCGGTCGTCGCCTGCTGCCAGCTCGAGCACCGCGGCGACCACGCCTACTTCGGCATGTTCGCGGTCAGCCCCACGCTGCAGGGCGGGGGCCTGGGCAAGGTGATCATCGCGGAGGCGGAGCGGCACGCGCGGGAGATCTGGGGTGTCGCGGAGATGTGCATGACCGTGATCTCCGTACGCGACGACCTCATCGCCTGGTACGAGCGGCGCGGCTACCGCCGTACGGGAAAGATGACGCCCTTCCCGTACGGCGACGAGCGCTTCGGCATTCCGCAGCGCGACGACCTGCAGTTCGAGCTGCTGGTCAAGCCGCTGGCGTGA
- a CDS encoding BTAD domain-containing putative transcriptional regulator yields MDFQVLGPVEARKGGERIALSGSKVHTVLASLLLARGRVVSDERLSSMLWGWEPPATAGAQIYTYMSRLRKLLGDEVEIDRRPPGYVLRAPHSTVDLLEFEQLDREGRTALGRGRHLEASTQLSRALGLWRGAALGNVTEYLAGAELARLEELRLHALESRVEADLELGRHEQLTAELTGLVAEFPLREKLRAQLMTAFYRCGQQADALHTYHEGRKVLDEQLGIEPGEALGATYQAVLVGSLGTKKGAPARTVVSASYGDGDPRDPYEPRPATLPPDIEDFIGREEELAALCEQLAESRKGDGPRALLVTGMAGVGKTALAVRAAHRSAAHFPDGQLFAELAHPDGRPKKLGEVLTVLLRALGAPVDGTGRTADLDELIRRYRTRTARRRLLVVLDGAVDSRELDLLLPGSAAAAVLITGRARLTRVAQARTTVLTPFERDTSYELLAAGVGRRRLLAEPDATNEVLTYCGGLPLAVRIAGSRLAARSHWPVSWLASRLADPEQRLRELSYGGLELRRALLPSLRQLPRQAGRTLVRLAGIGTEPFPAQRAARHLAEPESAAEESLEHLVDAALLDICGVDRLGRPLYRFHELVLLFAESLASAHRERERSTAAH; encoded by the coding sequence ATGGACTTCCAAGTCCTCGGCCCGGTGGAAGCCCGCAAGGGTGGCGAAAGAATCGCACTGTCCGGATCCAAAGTGCACACGGTCCTCGCGAGCCTGCTGCTCGCCCGGGGGCGCGTCGTGTCCGACGAACGGTTGAGCTCCATGCTGTGGGGGTGGGAGCCGCCCGCCACGGCCGGAGCGCAGATCTACACCTACATGTCGCGCCTGCGCAAACTGCTGGGCGACGAAGTCGAGATCGACCGGCGCCCGCCGGGGTACGTCCTGCGGGCGCCGCACAGCACGGTCGACCTCCTGGAGTTCGAGCAGCTGGACCGGGAGGGGCGCACGGCGCTCGGCCGCGGGCGCCATCTGGAGGCCAGCACCCAGCTGAGCCGGGCGCTCGGGCTGTGGCGGGGCGCCGCGCTCGGCAATGTGACGGAGTACCTGGCGGGCGCCGAGCTGGCCCGCCTCGAAGAGCTGCGGCTGCACGCCCTGGAAAGCCGCGTCGAGGCCGATCTGGAGCTCGGCCGGCACGAGCAGCTGACCGCCGAACTGACCGGCCTGGTCGCCGAGTTCCCGCTGCGCGAGAAGCTGCGCGCCCAGCTCATGACGGCCTTCTACCGCTGCGGCCAGCAGGCCGACGCGCTGCACACGTACCACGAGGGCCGCAAAGTGCTCGACGAGCAGCTGGGCATCGAGCCCGGCGAAGCCCTCGGCGCCACCTACCAGGCCGTCCTCGTGGGCAGCCTCGGCACGAAGAAGGGAGCCCCGGCCCGTACGGTGGTCTCCGCGTCGTACGGCGACGGCGATCCGCGCGATCCCTACGAGCCTCGTCCGGCGACACTGCCTCCGGACATCGAGGACTTCATCGGGCGCGAGGAGGAACTGGCCGCGCTGTGCGAGCAGTTGGCCGAATCGCGCAAGGGTGACGGGCCGCGTGCCCTGCTCGTGACCGGCATGGCGGGGGTCGGTAAGACCGCCCTCGCGGTACGGGCCGCGCACCGCAGCGCCGCGCACTTCCCCGACGGCCAGCTCTTCGCCGAACTGGCCCACCCCGACGGCCGCCCCAAGAAGCTGGGGGAGGTCCTGACGGTCCTGCTGCGCGCCCTGGGCGCACCGGTCGACGGCACGGGGCGCACCGCCGACCTCGACGAACTGATCCGCCGCTACCGCACCCGCACGGCGCGCAGGCGGTTGCTCGTGGTCCTCGACGGCGCTGTCGACAGCCGGGAGCTGGACCTGCTGCTGCCGGGGTCCGCCGCGGCCGCCGTCCTGATCACCGGACGGGCGAGGCTGACCCGGGTGGCCCAGGCACGCACCACCGTCCTCACCCCCTTCGAGCGGGACACGTCGTATGAGTTGCTGGCGGCCGGAGTCGGCCGCAGGCGGCTGCTCGCCGAGCCCGACGCCACGAACGAGGTGCTCACCTACTGCGGAGGACTGCCGCTCGCGGTGCGCATAGCGGGCAGCCGACTGGCCGCGCGCTCGCACTGGCCGGTCTCCTGGCTGGCCTCCCGGCTCGCCGATCCCGAGCAGCGGCTGCGCGAACTCTCTTACGGAGGGCTGGAGTTGCGTCGCGCGCTGCTCCCGTCGCTGCGGCAGCTGCCGAGACAGGCCGGGCGTACGCTCGTCCGCCTGGCGGGGATCGGCACGGAGCCGTTCCCCGCCCAGCGCGCTGCCCGGCATCTCGCCGAGCCCGAGTCCGCGGCGGAGGAGAGCCTGGAGCACCTGGTGGACGCGGCGCTGCTCGACATCTGCGGCGTCGACCGCCTCGGCCGTCCGCTGTACCGCTTCCACGAACTGGTGCTGCTCTTCGCCGAATCCCTCGCGAGTGCACATCGCGAACGGGAACGGTCCACCGCGGCGCACTGA
- a CDS encoding VOC family protein, producing the protein MVHVLSSRTLLRPTDPERSRTFYGEQLGLAVYREFGTGPERGTVYFLGGGFLEVAGRSETPPSPALKLWLQVADVTAAHEELTAAGVEVLRPPVKEPWGLIEMWIADPDGTEIVIVEIPAEHPLRYRP; encoded by the coding sequence ATGGTGCATGTACTGAGCAGCCGGACCCTCCTGCGCCCCACCGACCCGGAGCGCTCCCGGACCTTCTACGGCGAACAGCTGGGCCTGGCCGTCTACCGCGAGTTCGGCACGGGCCCCGAGCGCGGGACCGTCTACTTCCTCGGCGGCGGCTTCCTGGAGGTCGCGGGCCGCTCCGAGACGCCGCCCTCCCCCGCGCTCAAGCTGTGGCTCCAGGTCGCGGACGTGACGGCTGCGCACGAAGAGCTGACGGCCGCCGGTGTCGAGGTGCTGCGGCCGCCGGTGAAGGAGCCGTGGGGGCTGATCGAGATGTGGATCGCGGACCCGGACGGGACCGAGATCGTGATCGTGGAGATCCCCGCCGAACACCCGCTGCGCTACCGCCCCTGA
- a CDS encoding amino acid adenylation domain-containing protein, which produces MSNPRPGTSQPRQGPRRVHEVFADTAAARPDDVAVEAADGTLTYGELDRRANRVAHRLRAAGVGPESVVGVLLRRRRGLLPVLLGIWKAGGSHLPLDPALPRERLGYMLRAAGARLVVTETELAQRIAGDAGDVPLDGPGLGGAPLDGGVRTHADPPNDYDGVLLDVEREREAIARQPDSAPDLGAPDGLQHSLAYTLFTSGSTGRPKGVQIAHRSLLNLLFSMRERFGAGPEHIWLAATSLSFDISAAELYLPLITGGRVVLAGDEETGDSGALLGLIDGREVTHVQATPAGWKLLRAAGFEHRPVTAITTGEACPLPLARELHGQVDRLVDLYGPTETTIWATGWEVEPDVDTVPIGRPIHNMRAYVLDPALQPVPVGVVGELYLGGAGVARGYVGRPALTADRFLPEPFGGAPGSRMYRTGDLARYRADGELEYLGREDHQVKIRGYRIELGEIEERLLSREGVRDAVVVVREDAGGEKWLAAYVAVDRASGPDQEALRGGLAAELPAYMVPAAFVLLDELPLSAAGKIDRKALPAPGRSALIADRAYVAPRTPTEQLLADVCTEVLGVPDVGVRDRLADLGADSMRIVHVLAAARRAGLGITLRMLLDNGTIEDLARALDPAGTTTPTGKTTTMTTVATEPLSAADIERVMAEHRIPGAAIALVRDGEPVGVHAHGVRSADTGAPVTLRTRFQAGSISKHLTAYAALRLVDRGVLDLDADLDGLLIGRALPRAAGGRPVTLRQCLTNTSGLAGAQATWWRPDEAMPDLSRILDEIRAEHEPGSLFRKDGAQWAVVEQLLTDITGQDFDKALQELVFEPLGMRDSGFGAPGAPDAAAGHDQHGRELSGGHRVRPVRAGSGLWSTPADLAVFAGALRRAHQGLSELLSARLAGVMLTEAFPGSFYGLGTVVDGTPGEPEFGHGGQTAGFRALTSVRLRSGTGCVVMTNSDNGKELHRAVAAALGRIISA; this is translated from the coding sequence ATGAGCAATCCCCGACCGGGAACGAGCCAACCCCGACAAGGACCGCGCCGCGTCCACGAAGTGTTCGCGGACACCGCCGCCGCCCGCCCGGACGACGTGGCCGTCGAGGCGGCGGACGGGACACTGACGTACGGCGAACTCGACCGCCGGGCCAACCGTGTCGCGCACCGGCTGCGAGCGGCGGGCGTCGGACCCGAATCGGTGGTCGGCGTGCTGCTGCGCCGCCGCCGCGGTCTACTGCCCGTACTGCTCGGCATCTGGAAGGCCGGCGGCTCCCACCTGCCCCTGGACCCGGCGCTGCCGCGCGAGCGGCTCGGCTACATGCTGCGCGCGGCGGGCGCCCGGCTGGTGGTGACGGAGACGGAGCTGGCGCAGCGGATCGCCGGCGACGCCGGGGACGTACCCCTCGATGGCCCCGGCCTCGGCGGGGCACCCCTCGACGGCGGCGTACGCACGCATGCCGATCCGCCGAACGACTACGACGGCGTACTCCTCGATGTGGAACGCGAGCGGGAGGCGATCGCGCGGCAGCCGGACTCCGCGCCGGACCTCGGTGCGCCGGACGGGCTGCAGCACAGTCTCGCGTACACGCTCTTCACCTCCGGATCCACCGGCCGCCCCAAGGGCGTGCAGATCGCGCACCGCTCGCTGCTGAACCTGCTGTTCTCGATGCGGGAGCGATTCGGGGCCGGACCCGAACACATCTGGCTGGCGGCCACCTCGCTGTCGTTCGACATCTCCGCCGCCGAGCTGTACCTGCCCCTGATCACCGGAGGCCGGGTCGTGCTCGCCGGTGACGAGGAGACGGGTGATTCAGGGGCCTTGCTGGGGCTGATCGACGGCCGCGAGGTCACCCATGTCCAGGCCACCCCGGCCGGCTGGAAGCTGCTCAGGGCGGCGGGGTTCGAGCACCGCCCGGTCACCGCGATCACGACCGGCGAAGCGTGCCCGCTCCCCCTCGCCCGGGAGTTGCACGGGCAGGTGGACCGACTCGTCGACCTGTACGGGCCGACGGAGACGACCATCTGGGCCACCGGCTGGGAGGTCGAGCCCGACGTGGACACCGTGCCGATCGGCCGGCCGATCCACAACATGCGGGCCTATGTGCTCGATCCGGCGCTGCAGCCCGTCCCGGTAGGTGTGGTGGGCGAACTGTATCTGGGCGGCGCCGGTGTGGCCCGGGGCTATGTGGGGCGCCCCGCGCTCACGGCCGATCGGTTCCTGCCCGAGCCGTTCGGCGGGGCGCCCGGCTCCCGCATGTACCGGACCGGCGACCTCGCCCGATACCGCGCGGACGGCGAACTGGAGTACCTGGGCCGGGAGGACCACCAGGTCAAGATCCGCGGCTATCGCATCGAACTCGGCGAGATCGAGGAGCGGTTGCTGAGCCGGGAGGGCGTGCGGGACGCCGTCGTCGTGGTCCGTGAGGACGCCGGCGGCGAGAAGTGGCTCGCCGCGTACGTCGCGGTGGACCGCGCTTCGGGCCCTGACCAGGAGGCGTTGCGCGGCGGGCTCGCGGCGGAACTGCCCGCGTACATGGTGCCCGCCGCCTTCGTCCTCCTCGACGAACTGCCGCTCAGCGCGGCCGGAAAGATCGACCGCAAGGCGCTCCCGGCCCCCGGCCGGTCCGCGCTGATCGCCGACCGGGCGTACGTCGCGCCCCGCACGCCGACCGAACAGCTCCTGGCGGACGTCTGTACCGAGGTGCTGGGCGTCCCGGACGTGGGCGTCCGGGACCGGCTGGCCGATCTCGGGGCCGATTCCATGCGGATCGTCCATGTCCTCGCGGCGGCCCGCCGCGCGGGCCTCGGCATCACCCTGCGCATGCTCCTGGACAACGGCACGATCGAGGACCTCGCGAGGGCACTCGACCCAGCGGGAACGACCACACCCACGGGAAAGACGACGACGATGACGACAGTCGCCACCGAACCCCTCTCCGCGGCCGATATCGAACGGGTCATGGCGGAGCACCGGATCCCGGGCGCCGCCATCGCCCTCGTGCGGGACGGCGAACCCGTCGGCGTCCACGCCCACGGAGTCCGCTCCGCCGACACGGGCGCGCCGGTGACCCTGCGCACCCGGTTCCAGGCGGGCTCGATCAGCAAGCACCTCACGGCGTACGCGGCGCTGCGGCTCGTCGACCGCGGCGTCCTCGACCTCGACGCGGACCTGGACGGCCTCCTCATCGGCCGTGCGCTGCCCAGGGCGGCCGGCGGGCGGCCCGTCACGCTGCGCCAGTGCCTGACCAACACCTCGGGCCTCGCGGGCGCCCAGGCCACCTGGTGGCGTCCCGACGAGGCCATGCCGGACCTCTCCCGCATCCTGGACGAGATCCGGGCGGAGCACGAGCCGGGCTCACTGTTCCGCAAGGACGGCGCCCAGTGGGCGGTCGTGGAACAGCTCCTGACCGACATCACAGGGCAGGACTTCGACAAGGCCCTCCAGGAGCTGGTGTTCGAGCCGCTGGGCATGCGGGACAGCGGCTTCGGGGCACCCGGCGCACCGGACGCCGCGGCCGGACACGACCAGCACGGACGTGAACTGTCCGGCGGCCACCGGGTGCGTCCGGTGCGGGCGGGCAGCGGTCTGTGGTCCACGCCCGCCGACCTGGCCGTCTTCGCCGGGGCGCTGCGCCGCGCCCACCAAGGCCTGTCCGAGCTGTTGTCCGCGCGGCTCGCGGGCGTCATGCTCACGGAGGCGTTTCCCGGCAGTTTCTACGGTCTGGGCACGGTGGTCGACGGCACGCCGGGGGAGCCCGAGTTCGGCCACGGCGGACAGACCGCCGGCTTCCGCGCGCTCACCTCGGTGCGGCTGCGGTCCGGTACCGGCTGTGTGGTGATGACGAATTCGGACAACGGCAAGGAGCTCCACCGGGCCGTCGCCGCCGCGCTCGGAAGGATCATCTCCGCCTAG
- a CDS encoding glycerophosphodiester phosphodiesterase has product MNFLTIGHRGVMGVEPENTLRSFIAAQHAGLDLIELDLHLSKDGALVVMHDAEVDRTTDGSGPIAEKTLAELRALDAGHGERVPVFEEVLDAVRTPLQAEIKDLAAARALAEVMHRRDLVGRVEVSSFHDEAIAEIARLVPGVRTALIASRYGIDVVERATEAGAETVCLNIRRLSLEVVEAARKADLRIIGWVVNTQDQLRLVRALELDGATTDYPEIKRTGRFTA; this is encoded by the coding sequence TTGAACTTCCTCACCATCGGTCATCGCGGAGTGATGGGTGTCGAACCCGAAAACACCCTCCGTTCCTTCATCGCCGCCCAGCACGCGGGCCTCGACCTGATCGAACTCGATCTGCATCTGAGCAAGGACGGCGCTCTCGTCGTCATGCACGACGCCGAAGTGGACCGTACGACCGACGGCTCGGGGCCGATCGCCGAGAAGACGCTCGCCGAGCTGCGCGCGCTGGACGCGGGACACGGTGAGCGCGTCCCCGTCTTCGAGGAGGTCCTGGACGCCGTCAGGACGCCGCTGCAGGCCGAGATCAAAGACCTGGCGGCGGCCAGGGCACTGGCCGAGGTCATGCACCGGCGGGACCTGGTCGGGCGGGTCGAGGTGTCGTCGTTCCACGACGAGGCGATCGCGGAGATCGCCCGCCTCGTGCCGGGCGTCCGCACCGCGCTCATCGCGAGCCGCTATGGCATCGATGTCGTGGAGCGCGCCACGGAGGCCGGTGCCGAGACGGTCTGCCTCAACATCCGCCGGCTGAGCCTGGAGGTCGTCGAGGCCGCCCGCAAGGCCGACCTGCGGATCATCGGCTGGGTGGTGAACACCCAGGACCAGCTGCGGCTGGTGCGCGCCTTGGAGCTGGACGGCGCGACCACCGACTATCCCGAGATCAAGCGCACCGGCCGCTTCACCGCGTGA